The uncultured Desulfatiglans sp. DNA window CCAGCGGAAATTTCAATCCAGAATGAAAAAGAAATAGGAGATTTGGAAAGTGAAAAAAACTAGCAGGATCTTCTTTTCTCTTTTGTTACCTTTGCTTTTCCTTGGCGCAATGGTGTCTGGATGTGCCACGGTTCAAATGACGACTAAAGGCGAAGAGTTTCCAAAGATGTATGAAGAATCGCCAGTTGCCATACTTGTCTTGCCTCCTATAAACGAGTCGACAGCTGCAGACGCTAAACAATACTACGCTACCACAGTTCAAGAGGCCATTTCTTATTGGGGATTTTATATCTTCCCATATGAAATCACAACTGACATTCTAAAAATGGAAGGTCTGTATGATACTGAATTGCTATTAAATATGCCCATCAGTAAATTCCGTGAATATTTTGGCGCGGATGCGGTTCTATTTACAACGATAAAAAAATGGGATCTTAGTTATATTGTAATCGCTTCCACACTAACAGTTGCTATCGAAGCTGAGTTGAAATCTACAATAACTGAACAAACTTTATGGAGTTATAGAGGAACAGTTGTAGTCGATCTTTCCGGAGGTCAACAGGTTGGCGGTGGATTGGCAGGGATCATAGCACAGTTAATAATAACGGCTGTCAATTCTGCTGTCGCAGATTATGTTCCTTATGCTAAACAAGCCAATTATCGAGCACTGTCAACTCTTCCCTTTGGGAAATACCACCCCGACCACATGACTGATCAAAGCATGTCTTTTCCAGATTTGACGCCTGGAAAAACGGATTTATAAGGGCGATGTTTATCGAGCTGGTCCAGACGATGGCAGAAAATGGCTGGTACAGAAAATTTTCACGCGTTCGATGGGCCGGCAGCGGTGCCTGGATCAGCTCGAGCGCCTGCACCCGGCCATCCGGAGGCTCCTGAACCCCCATGAATACCCGGCCGGCATCGAGATGCGGCTCCACGACCTGCGGACCGATCTG harbors:
- a CDS encoding conserved exported hypothetical protein (Evidence 4 : Unknown function but conserved in other organisms), with amino-acid sequence MKKTSRIFFSLLLPLLFLGAMVSGCATVQMTTKGEEFPKMYEESPVAILVLPPINESTAADAKQYYATTVQEAISYWGFYIFPYEITTDILKMEGLYDTELLLNMPISKFREYFGADAVLFTTIKKWDLSYIVIASTLTVAIEAELKSTITEQTLWSYRGTVVVDLSGGQQVGGGLAGIIAQLIITAVNSAVADYVPYAKQANYRALSTLPFGKYHPDHMTDQSMSFPDLTPGKTDL